The sequence GCGCAACACCGCCCTGCTGCCCCGGCTCGGTGTGCAGACCCAGGCCTCGGCGTTCTTCGTCCGGCTCACCGCCCGCGAGCACCTGGCCACCGTGGCCGCCCTCTACCGGTGCGACGCGGCGGCCGCCGAACGCACGCTCGCCTCCGTCGGCCTCACCGAGCAGGGCGACACCCGGGTCGACGACCTCTCCGGCGGGCAGCGGCAGCGGCTCGCCATCGCCTCCGCCCTGGTCCACGACCCCGAACTGATCTTCCTGGACGAGCCGACCGCCGCCCTCGACCCGCAGGCCCGCCGCTCGCTCTGGCAGGTCCTGCGCGACCTCAAGGGCCAGGGCCGCACCATCGTCTACACCACCCACCACCTGGACGAGGCCGAGGCGCTCTGCGACCGGGTCGCCATCATGGTCGCGGGCCGGGTCGCGGCGCTGGACAGCCCCGGCAGCCTGATCGCCGCCGCCGCCCCGACGACCCGGCTGCTGGTCCCGGCCGGCCGCCTCACGCCGGGACAGGCCCGCGCCATCGAGGACGTGGACCGGGTGACCGAGGAGGGCGGCTCGCTCGTGCTGGAGACCCTCGCCGCGGGCCGGGTCCTGGCCGCCGTCGACGCGATCACGGGGCTCCAGGGCGTACAGACCAGG is a genomic window of Streptomyces sp. YPW6 containing:
- a CDS encoding ABC transporter ATP-binding protein, translating into MTSTAPRLPQDPPAGPSAGPAVALTEVRKTYGATRAVDGVSLTVERGEFFGLLGPNGAGKTTLVEIMEGQRRADSGTVAVLGTSPWPRNTALLPRLGVQTQASAFFVRLTAREHLATVAALYRCDAAAAERTLASVGLTEQGDTRVDDLSGGQRQRLAIASALVHDPELIFLDEPTAALDPQARRSLWQVLRDLKGQGRTIVYTTHHLDEAEALCDRVAIMVAGRVAALDSPGSLIAAAAPTTRLLVPAGRLTPGQARAIEDVDRVTEEGGSLVLETLAAGRVLAAVDAITGLQGVQTRTASLEDVYLDLTGTGSGTETGTVAETGTGTGPGTGTGTGTGPGPGTSAGPGSGPGAPQP